The proteins below come from a single Rhodohalobacter sp. SW132 genomic window:
- a CDS encoding deoxynucleoside kinase, with amino-acid sequence MPNRFDFIAIEGVIGAGKTSLAKLFSERHNARLVLEEFEENPFLPKFYEDRERFAFQTQLAFLASRFKQQQKMTNRELFDDFVISDYIFEKDRIFARLNLDDDELSLYDNIFGIMTGISAKPDLVIYLQNSVERLMHNIEMRGRDYEKNITEDYLKELSDSYNQFFYRYNKSPLIIVNATEIDFVHNPDHLSYLEEQIFNQPIRSNTHIHIIPD; translated from the coding sequence ATGCCAAACCGTTTTGACTTTATTGCCATTGAGGGCGTGATTGGTGCGGGGAAAACCTCACTTGCCAAACTTTTTTCGGAGCGCCACAATGCACGGCTGGTGTTGGAGGAATTTGAAGAGAATCCCTTTCTGCCAAAATTTTATGAAGATCGCGAACGTTTTGCATTTCAAACTCAGCTCGCGTTTCTCGCAAGCCGTTTTAAGCAGCAACAGAAGATGACCAACCGGGAACTTTTTGACGATTTTGTGATCTCAGATTACATTTTTGAAAAAGACCGGATTTTTGCGCGTCTCAACCTCGATGATGACGAACTTTCACTTTATGATAATATCTTTGGGATTATGACCGGGATATCGGCCAAGCCTGACTTAGTAATATATCTGCAAAACTCCGTTGAACGGCTGATGCATAACATAGAAATGCGGGGCCGGGATTACGAAAAAAATATCACTGAAGATTACCTGAAAGAGCTGTCCGATTCGTACAATCAATTTTTTTATCGGTATAATAAATCACCCCTCATCATAGTAAATGCAACGGAGATCGATTTTGTACATAATCCGGATCATTTATCGTATCTTGAGGAACAGATTTTCAATCAACCGATCCGTAGCAACACACATATTCACATTATTCCTGATTAA
- the folK gene encoding 2-amino-4-hydroxy-6-hydroxymethyldihydropteridine diphosphokinase: METVIIAAGSNLGDRHAVLRKAGVFLNSISSSTPLKSSIWESEPVGPSKFTFLNSAAKIETDIKPAALLAKLKLFEKEMGRDEQRIRWGPRILDLDIITYSNLVIQQENLIIPHPEYTVRRFVLLPMNEILQDWSDPVTGRPLKDLISGAPEMQIQKTKLNW, from the coding sequence ATGGAAACGGTAATTATTGCAGCCGGAAGCAACCTGGGCGATCGCCATGCGGTGCTCCGGAAAGCAGGGGTGTTTCTCAATTCAATCTCATCATCAACGCCTCTCAAGTCATCCATTTGGGAATCTGAACCTGTGGGACCTTCGAAGTTTACTTTCCTCAATTCCGCCGCAAAAATCGAAACGGATATAAAGCCGGCTGCACTGCTTGCAAAACTGAAGTTATTCGAAAAAGAGATGGGACGTGATGAACAACGCATCCGCTGGGGCCCCAGAATTCTGGATCTCGATATCATCACCTACAGCAACTTGGTGATTCAGCAAGAGAACCTTATTATTCCACATCCGGAATACACGGTCAGACGTTTTGTTTTGCTTCCCATGAATGAGATTCTACAGGACTGGTCAGATCCTGTAACGGGCAGGCCGCTGAAAGACCTTATATCCGGGGCACCGGAAATGCAGATTCAAAAAACCAAACTGAACTGGTAA
- the folB gene encoding dihydroneopterin aldolase, which yields MLDRITLKSLAYEAKHGYYDDERRGGNRFEIDLTAYGSFRAAATNDHNLEITFDYERAEQIVSEVMHGEPKKLIETLCSEIGSKIFESFPVVKHLNVSVRKLNPPIKTEASYAEVTLEWKR from the coding sequence ATGCTGGATCGAATAACACTTAAATCGCTCGCCTACGAAGCGAAACACGGCTATTATGATGATGAACGTCGTGGCGGAAATCGTTTCGAAATCGATCTGACGGCATATGGTTCGTTCCGTGCAGCAGCCACAAATGACCATAATCTGGAAATTACTTTCGATTACGAACGGGCTGAACAGATTGTCAGTGAAGTGATGCACGGTGAACCAAAAAAACTAATTGAAACTTTATGCAGTGAGATCGGCAGTAAAATTTTTGAATCATTCCCGGTTGTAAAGCATTTAAACGTATCCGTTCGCAAGCTCAACCCGCCTATAAAAACCGAGGCATCATACGCTGAAGTCACCCTGGAATGGAAACGGTAA
- the dnaA gene encoding chromosomal replication initiator protein DnaA, translated as MDTVTAENAWNDCLEIIQDNISYQKFKSWFEPIKPVKLDRDTLTIQVPSQFWYEWLEEHYYNMLRSTIAKVLGENGKLEYSVLVEKSDKLEDNRSINLPQRPVPPSKPQEMNSYSDYHPGKIENPFVIPGIRKTNIDPNLNDSYIFERYIEGDCNRLARSAAMAIAENPGKNSFNPFFVYGTTGLGKTHLVQSIGNKIKQDFGDQFSVLYVSSETFTNEFVQAIRNNRASEFSMFYRNIDVLIVDDIQFFSGKEKTQEEFFHIFNALHQEGKQIILSSDRAPKDVPDIEERLISRFSWGLSADLQIPEYETRYAILERKASDNGISIDPKIVEFIAHNFKSNVRDLEGAIIKLLATASLKNVDEIDLMMAKTVLKDMVKSSQTQISIEVIQNCVCEYFGIDTNKVREKTRKQEIVEARQVAMYLSKKYTKSSLKTIGLQFGGRDHSTVIHAISTIEERMSTNPKHKRILNELEQKLEVATI; from the coding sequence TTGGATACGGTAACCGCAGAAAATGCCTGGAATGATTGTTTGGAAATCATACAGGATAACATCAGCTATCAAAAATTTAAATCATGGTTTGAACCTATCAAACCTGTTAAACTTGATAGGGATACGTTAACGATTCAGGTACCGAGTCAGTTTTGGTATGAGTGGCTTGAAGAGCACTACTATAATATGCTTCGCTCTACGATTGCAAAAGTATTGGGTGAAAATGGAAAACTTGAATACTCAGTACTCGTTGAAAAATCTGATAAGCTTGAGGATAACCGCTCCATAAATCTCCCACAGCGGCCAGTTCCGCCGAGTAAGCCGCAGGAGATGAACTCGTACAGCGACTATCATCCCGGAAAAATTGAAAATCCGTTTGTGATTCCCGGTATTCGCAAAACGAATATCGACCCCAACCTGAACGACAGTTACATTTTTGAGCGGTATATCGAGGGAGACTGTAATCGCCTGGCGCGCTCTGCAGCGATGGCAATCGCCGAAAACCCCGGAAAAAATTCTTTCAACCCATTTTTTGTATACGGCACCACCGGGCTCGGTAAAACCCACCTTGTTCAGAGCATTGGAAATAAAATTAAACAAGATTTCGGAGATCAGTTTTCGGTCTTGTATGTCTCTTCGGAAACGTTCACCAATGAATTTGTTCAGGCGATACGGAATAACCGGGCCAGCGAATTTTCCATGTTTTACCGCAATATTGACGTGTTAATTGTGGATGATATTCAGTTCTTCAGCGGTAAGGAGAAAACACAGGAAGAATTTTTCCATATTTTTAACGCGCTTCACCAGGAAGGAAAACAGATAATTTTAAGCAGTGACCGCGCCCCCAAAGATGTACCCGACATTGAAGAGCGTCTGATTTCCCGTTTCAGCTGGGGTTTAAGCGCAGATCTGCAGATTCCGGAATACGAAACGCGGTATGCTATCCTGGAGAGAAAAGCGAGTGACAACGGCATCTCCATCGATCCGAAAATTGTTGAATTTATCGCTCACAATTTTAAATCGAATGTTCGCGACCTTGAAGGGGCGATCATTAAACTTTTGGCTACTGCATCTCTAAAAAATGTGGATGAAATTGATTTGATGATGGCCAAGACCGTATTGAAAGATATGGTGAAAAGTTCGCAGACACAGATATCCATCGAGGTCATCCAAAACTGCGTTTGTGAATATTTTGGGATCGATACAAACAAAGTGAGGGAGAAAACCAGGAAACAGGAGATTGTTGAAGCCAGGCAGGTTGCCATGTATCTCTCGAAAAAATATACTAAATCAAGCCTGAAAACGATCGGGCTTCAGTTTGGGGGTCGTGATCATTCTACGGTTATCCATGCCATTTCAACCATCGAAGAGAGAATGTCAACTAATCCGAAACACAAACGGATTCTGAATGAACTGGAGCAAAAACTGGAAGTGGCAACGATTTAA
- the prmC gene encoding peptide chain release factor N(5)-glutamine methyltransferase has translation MASQKEELWTVLRMLEWATDYFKKKEIPDPRHSIEWLLAEVLECKRLDLYLKYDRPLSQQELDSIRPLVKRRANHEPLQYIIGYTDFMNARIEVNPSVLIPRIETEQLVELLLDKTAGFHANKLNVLDIGTGSGCIPISIKQAVPNWNCWGMDNSEPALACAKQNATLNSVDVVFFEGDLFEPENSEAENLELDLVVSNPPYIQPGEKPAIEKQVSEFEPESALFHDKPLEVYHSITAFAHRKKAHLFLELNNTLADEILGIVQQFYPGAKIEKDLDQNPRFILALIAG, from the coding sequence ATGGCCAGCCAAAAAGAAGAGCTGTGGACCGTTCTGCGTATGCTGGAGTGGGCCACAGATTACTTTAAAAAGAAAGAGATTCCAGACCCGCGCCACAGCATCGAGTGGCTGCTCGCGGAAGTTTTGGAGTGCAAACGGCTGGATCTCTATCTAAAATATGATCGTCCGCTTTCTCAACAAGAGCTCGACTCCATCAGGCCGCTGGTTAAACGGAGAGCCAATCATGAGCCGCTGCAGTATATTATCGGTTATACCGATTTTATGAACGCAAGAATTGAAGTGAATCCATCCGTTCTGATTCCCCGCATAGAAACCGAACAGCTGGTTGAGCTCTTGCTTGATAAAACCGCCGGATTTCACGCCAACAAACTAAATGTTCTTGATATCGGAACTGGAAGCGGCTGTATTCCAATATCAATAAAGCAAGCCGTGCCGAACTGGAACTGCTGGGGAATGGACAACTCGGAGCCGGCCCTCGCCTGCGCAAAACAGAACGCCACGCTCAATTCTGTGGATGTTGTTTTTTTTGAGGGAGATCTTTTCGAGCCCGAGAACTCAGAGGCTGAAAACCTGGAACTGGATCTGGTTGTTTCAAACCCTCCCTATATACAGCCAGGTGAAAAACCGGCAATCGAAAAACAGGTTTCGGAATTTGAACCGGAATCTGCCCTGTTTCATGATAAGCCGCTCGAGGTATATCACTCAATTACCGCTTTCGCTCATCGTAAAAAAGCTCATCTTTTCCTCGAGCTTAACAATACACTGGCCGATGAAATACTCGGAATCGTGCAACAGTTTTATCCCGGTGCAAAAATCGAAAAAGACCTGGATCAAAACCCGCGTTTCATTCTGGCACTTATTGCCGGTTAA